The Pseudanabaena sp. BC1403 nucleotide sequence CTGACGGCTTAGAGGCTCTGCAATCTGGCAAAGTCAAGGCTTTTGTTGGCGATCGCACCAGTCTCATGCAATGGCTAAAAGATCATCCTGATTTTGCCATCATTGGACAACCTTTGGCCGTTCATAGTTTGGCGATCGCATTGCCGCGTGGTTTACAACATCTAGACTTACGTGATCGGGTCTTTGAAATTGTCGAGAAATGGCGAAGAAATGGCTGGCTCAAAGAACGAGCAAATTATTGGGGCTTATAAAAAAAGAGAGTGCAAAGCACTCTCTTTTTTGTTTATTTGCGATCGCCTGTATAGCCAGACTCATTTGCTAATTCTTCTAAAGATCTCTCACCTGAAAGCATTTTGCCATTGATCTCCCAAGTGGGAAATCCCTTAATTCCTTTTTGTTCGCATAATGCAGTTTGAGACTTTACCCCATTAGGAGCATTAGGAGCACATTCCACATAGGGAATTAACTTTTGTGCCTCACCAAACTTTTTCTTTTGATCTAAACAATGTGGACACCAATATGCGCCATACATCTTGGCATTTGTTGCGGTCAAGTGCTGAGCTAAACGTCCTGCAAAGGAATTGTTCTGAGCCGAGAGTTTACCTTGGCTACCATAAATAACTAAAGTTCCTGTCAGCGTAACTATTGCAACGATCGCGCCTGTAAAGAAGAGATTGCCCACATCTTTCCAGGCATTACCAAATACCGTGAGTACCCAAATTGTAGTCATGGTGACGGCGGAGGATATGCAGTACAGACAAACCTGAGGCTGCCCACCGATCTGTCCCGATGAGAGGAGATACATCAGGTAGCCGCTAAAGACAAAAGTTGACGAGGACACCATGAATAGCAAGAAATTAGCTAATTCCTTGATTTGCGCTTGAGCTTTGGGATCATCTTTTTTTAAGAGCAATGGCAAGCCCGCTAACAGTCCGATGGTGAGA carries:
- a CDS encoding vitamin K epoxide reductase family protein, with amino-acid sequence MSGTAARKRSEPWLHRWSRPAIVALSLFGFSLVTYLTVTHFFGQKVALCDVQGSGCDLVLSSEYAKIFGIPLTIFGALGYLTIGLLAGLPLLLKKDDPKAQAQIKELANFLLFMVSSSTFVFSGYLMYLLSSGQIGGQPQVCLYCISSAVTMTTIWVLTVFGNAWKDVGNLFFTGAIVAIVTLTGTLVIYGSQGKLSAQNNSFAGRLAQHLTATNAKMYGAYWCPHCLDQKKKFGEAQKLIPYVECAPNAPNGVKSQTALCEQKGIKGFPTWEINGKMLSGERSLEELANESGYTGDRK